A section of the Sphaerobacter thermophilus DSM 20745 genome encodes:
- a CDS encoding HAD-IC family P-type ATPase: MTVTQQRATPIGRPLGLSEAEVAERRARGLTNAVPFETSRTYKRIIFENTFTFINTALFAICIALAALGLYGDAVVTVSLVIGNVVVGIVQETRAKRKLDSIALLMRPTATVIREGEERTVDPNDIVLDDILVVHPGDQILVDGEVLDENGLSVDESLLTGESDLIRKRVGDTVHSGSFCMTGSGIFIARKVGTESMAQQITAEARAYRDVRTPLQREVRLVLQVMLVLVAALSIQVGIAFYESPDDPGLREITQAAAVLVSLVPQGLVFMVTVTYAMAAVRMAGSGALIQRMNAVESTSNIDVLCLDKTGTLTTNTLVLDSLEPIGVDEEHLRTVLGDYAAATTAGNRTIAAIAAACPGRERKVVGEIPFSSSRKWSALAFDDAEGRGFYVLGAPEMIQPALRSADGLQPRVDAWTERGLRVLLFAYRPNPAPLPDGQSEPSLPAGLIPMGLIALRDELRPEARETIERFREAGITLKIISGDNPDTVAALARQAGFPAGIRAVSGTTLGDLDEQALMPVAQETTVFGRITPRQKERLVSALRAQGHYVAMTGDGVNDVLALKRADLAIAMRSGSQVTRSVADIVLLNDSFAALPKAFLEGQRIRRGMRDIIRLFLVRTLYVALIIFGTSAAGAAFPITPKHNSILALLTVGIPVFALAAWARPGNTPRRLVRSGSHFVFPAALSIAWVAFVVYMFYLSRGAEVITARSALTTITILCGLILIPFAQPPNEAFTGGTSLNGDWRPAILAVGLLGVYVGVLAWPVAREFYGLEVLGFLDYVILAHIAIAWAVTLRFAWRLHALDRLRAAWHRVRGR; the protein is encoded by the coding sequence ATGACCGTGACCCAGCAGCGCGCCACGCCGATTGGGCGTCCGCTCGGCCTCAGCGAGGCCGAGGTCGCCGAGCGCCGCGCTCGCGGTCTGACCAACGCCGTCCCCTTCGAGACCAGCCGCACCTACAAGCGGATCATCTTCGAGAACACCTTCACCTTTATCAACACCGCCCTCTTCGCGATCTGTATCGCGCTGGCCGCGCTCGGCCTCTACGGCGATGCGGTGGTGACGGTCAGCCTGGTGATCGGCAACGTCGTCGTCGGCATCGTTCAGGAGACACGGGCCAAGCGGAAGCTCGACTCGATCGCGCTCCTGATGCGGCCGACCGCGACCGTCATCCGCGAGGGGGAAGAGCGCACCGTCGACCCCAACGACATCGTGCTCGACGACATCCTCGTGGTCCACCCGGGCGACCAGATCCTCGTCGACGGCGAGGTGCTCGACGAGAACGGCCTGAGCGTCGACGAGTCGCTCCTGACCGGGGAATCGGACCTGATCCGCAAGCGGGTTGGGGACACCGTCCACTCCGGATCATTCTGCATGACCGGCAGCGGCATCTTTATCGCGCGGAAGGTGGGCACCGAGAGCATGGCGCAGCAAATCACGGCCGAAGCCCGGGCCTACCGCGACGTCCGCACGCCGCTCCAGCGCGAGGTCCGCCTGGTGCTCCAGGTGATGCTGGTGCTGGTGGCGGCGCTCTCGATCCAGGTCGGGATCGCCTTCTACGAGTCGCCGGACGACCCCGGGTTGCGCGAGATCACCCAGGCGGCGGCCGTGCTGGTCAGCCTCGTCCCCCAGGGACTCGTCTTCATGGTCACCGTCACCTACGCCATGGCCGCTGTGCGCATGGCGGGCAGCGGCGCGCTCATCCAGCGCATGAACGCCGTCGAATCGACCAGCAACATCGACGTGCTCTGCCTGGACAAGACCGGGACGCTGACGACCAACACCCTGGTCCTGGATTCGCTGGAGCCGATCGGGGTCGACGAGGAGCACCTGCGCACCGTACTGGGCGACTACGCCGCCGCCACGACCGCGGGCAACCGGACGATCGCGGCCATCGCCGCGGCCTGCCCGGGCCGGGAGCGCAAGGTCGTGGGGGAGATCCCGTTCTCGTCGTCGCGTAAGTGGAGCGCGCTCGCCTTCGACGACGCGGAGGGACGCGGGTTCTACGTGCTCGGGGCGCCGGAGATGATCCAGCCGGCGCTGCGCTCGGCGGACGGCCTCCAGCCGCGCGTCGATGCCTGGACCGAGCGCGGCCTGCGCGTCCTCCTTTTCGCCTACCGGCCCAACCCGGCACCGCTTCCGGACGGACAGAGCGAGCCATCGCTCCCAGCGGGACTGATCCCAATGGGATTGATCGCGCTCCGAGACGAGCTGCGCCCCGAGGCGCGCGAGACGATCGAGCGCTTCCGCGAGGCGGGCATCACGCTGAAGATCATCTCGGGCGACAACCCGGACACTGTGGCCGCGCTGGCGCGCCAGGCGGGCTTCCCGGCGGGGATCCGGGCTGTCTCCGGCACCACACTGGGCGACCTGGACGAGCAAGCGTTGATGCCGGTCGCCCAGGAGACGACCGTGTTCGGGCGCATCACTCCCCGCCAGAAGGAGCGGCTGGTGAGCGCGCTGCGCGCCCAGGGCCACTACGTGGCGATGACCGGCGACGGGGTAAACGATGTGCTGGCGCTGAAACGGGCGGACCTCGCCATCGCCATGCGGAGCGGCAGCCAGGTGACCCGCAGCGTCGCCGACATCGTGTTGCTCAACGATTCCTTTGCCGCGCTGCCGAAAGCGTTCCTGGAAGGCCAGCGCATCCGCCGCGGCATGCGGGATATCATCCGCCTCTTCCTGGTGCGGACCCTCTACGTGGCCCTGATCATCTTCGGCACCTCCGCCGCCGGGGCGGCGTTCCCGATCACGCCCAAGCACAACTCGATCCTGGCACTGCTGACCGTCGGCATTCCCGTGTTCGCCCTGGCCGCCTGGGCCCGGCCCGGGAACACACCCCGGCGGCTGGTTCGCTCCGGGAGTCACTTCGTCTTCCCGGCCGCTCTCTCGATCGCCTGGGTCGCCTTCGTGGTCTACATGTTCTATCTCTCGCGCGGCGCCGAGGTGATCACCGCGCGCAGCGCGCTGACCACCATTACCATCCTCTGCGGCCTGATCCTGATCCCCTTCGCCCAACCCCCCAACGAAGCCTTCACCGGCGGGACCAGCCTCAACGGCGACTGGCGCCCCGCCATCCTGGCCGTGGGTTTGCTCGGCGTCTACGTCGGGGTGTTGGCCTGGCCGGTGGCACGTGAGTTCTACGGCCTGGAAGTGCTCGGCTTCCTCGACTACGTGATCCTGGCCCACATCGCGATCGCCTGGGCCGTCACGCTCCGCTTCGCCTGGCGGCTCCACGCCCTCGACCGCCTCCGCGCCGCCTGGCACCGCGTGCGAGGGCGATAG
- a CDS encoding lysylphosphatidylglycerol synthase transmembrane domain-containing protein, which translates to MPGDRHPRGESPTPAGDLSALHQGQPGDTVGRTDEEGLGSLAAGPRRSVQSAWLRDAVRRWGTAIWLVLLGALIGAFAVHEREQIAQLGTVLGSARLPWVLAAGLLEILYLVLIGKTYQTVLARLGQYIGLRTVLGAYLRSHAVGSVVPFSGPTTAVLFIRYLTGARVPGAIALLATGLTSLVGYASFVIVLLPALLALWWGKELGQRIVTAALLSVAIFAILTAAVVLVLRGPPAPGWFIRRVPRGLNRFVEEARARRIGARELLRPLALSVATDVVGVAILYAALGAVGRPGAVVAALVSYQIEMLFNVIAPFFQGVGLVEVSMTLALEAMEIPLATALAATLIYRLWDLWVPILAGLVLEAHGRWRGVNRTQGRSPG; encoded by the coding sequence ATGCCGGGAGACCGCCACCCGCGTGGGGAAAGCCCAACACCGGCCGGGGATCTCTCCGCTCTCCACCAGGGGCAACCGGGGGACACCGTCGGGCGCACGGATGAGGAGGGCCTCGGCTCGCTGGCGGCGGGTCCGCGCCGGAGCGTCCAGAGCGCCTGGCTACGCGACGCGGTGCGCCGGTGGGGAACCGCCATCTGGCTCGTGCTGCTCGGCGCGCTGATCGGCGCCTTCGCGGTCCACGAGCGTGAGCAGATCGCGCAGCTCGGGACGGTGCTCGGCAGTGCACGCCTCCCCTGGGTTCTGGCGGCGGGCCTGTTGGAGATCCTCTACCTGGTCTTGATCGGCAAGACCTACCAGACGGTGCTGGCGCGACTGGGACAGTACATCGGGCTGCGCACGGTTCTCGGGGCCTACCTTCGCAGCCATGCCGTCGGCTCGGTCGTGCCCTTCAGCGGACCGACGACGGCCGTGCTGTTCATCCGGTACCTCACCGGCGCTCGCGTGCCGGGCGCTATCGCACTGCTGGCCACCGGCCTGACCAGCCTCGTCGGGTATGCCTCCTTCGTCATCGTGCTGCTCCCGGCCCTTCTGGCGCTCTGGTGGGGGAAGGAGTTGGGCCAGCGGATAGTTACAGCGGCGCTCCTGAGCGTTGCCATCTTCGCGATCCTGACGGCGGCGGTGGTTCTGGTGTTGCGCGGTCCACCGGCGCCGGGGTGGTTCATCCGGCGGGTTCCACGAGGGCTCAACCGCTTCGTCGAAGAGGCCCGCGCCCGTCGCATCGGGGCGCGCGAGCTGCTACGCCCGCTGGCGCTCTCGGTTGCGACCGACGTCGTCGGCGTCGCGATCCTCTACGCCGCGCTCGGAGCGGTCGGCAGACCCGGCGCGGTGGTAGCGGCGCTCGTCTCCTATCAGATCGAGATGCTGTTCAACGTCATCGCCCCGTTCTTCCAGGGCGTCGGACTGGTGGAGGTGTCGATGACGCTGGCGTTGGAGGCGATGGAGATCCCGCTCGCCACAGCGTTGGCGGCAACCCTGATCTACCGGCTGTGGGACCTCTGGGTGCCGATCCTGGCCGGGCTGGTGCTGGAGGCGCACGGCCGCTGGCGCGGGGTCAACCGGACGCAGGGTCGATCGCCAGGATGA
- a CDS encoding helix-turn-helix domain-containing protein, which yields MIEVELGVERGIRHMDVQRATGTPGGRRLRALRERAGKTQLWVEAEAELGTGYLQRIESGRVAQPERATLERILAALGARYSERREVMERFGYTVPTPLPDEDDIAWACAVSHDELHGVPFPAYVLDCRTRLLAWNRYVPHLFGLSPRDPQLGGLARRPILAAWLDPTSPLARLVVEPDAFFPALIRATRAETEFMQGEPWYAEMMRELQELPRFRHYWELVEREPQTASAARTLVPVRLAVPGAGTLSFRLASERFIRDARFRLIHFIPFDVATMRQCEVWAAAD from the coding sequence GTGATCGAAGTCGAATTGGGCGTGGAGCGAGGCATCCGGCACATGGACGTGCAGCGGGCAACCGGGACGCCGGGCGGACGCCGTCTTCGGGCACTTCGCGAGCGGGCCGGGAAGACACAACTCTGGGTCGAGGCCGAGGCCGAGCTGGGGACGGGCTACCTCCAGCGGATCGAGTCGGGTCGCGTCGCGCAGCCCGAGCGGGCCACGCTGGAGCGCATCCTGGCGGCGCTCGGTGCGCGGTACAGCGAGCGGCGCGAGGTGATGGAGCGCTTCGGCTATACCGTCCCCACGCCGCTGCCGGATGAGGACGACATCGCCTGGGCCTGTGCCGTCTCCCACGACGAGCTGCACGGTGTCCCCTTCCCGGCCTATGTCCTCGACTGCCGGACCCGGTTGCTTGCCTGGAACCGCTACGTCCCGCACCTCTTCGGGCTCTCGCCGCGCGATCCCCAGCTCGGCGGGTTGGCGCGCCGTCCGATCCTGGCCGCGTGGCTCGACCCGACCTCACCGCTGGCACGGCTCGTTGTCGAGCCGGATGCCTTCTTCCCCGCGCTCATCCGCGCCACCCGTGCTGAGACGGAGTTCATGCAGGGCGAGCCGTGGTACGCCGAGATGATGCGCGAGTTGCAGGAGTTGCCCCGCTTCCGCCACTACTGGGAGTTGGTTGAGCGGGAGCCCCAGACCGCGAGCGCGGCCCGGACACTGGTGCCGGTCCGTCTGGCCGTGCCAGGAGCCGGGACCCTATCGTTCCGGCTGGCCTCGGAGCGATTCATCCGCGATGCACGCTTCCGCCTGATCCACTTCATCCCCTTTGACGTAGCGACGATGCGCCAGTGCGAGGTGTGGGCCGCCGCGGATTGA
- a CDS encoding AzlC family ABC transporter permease translates to MDGTTPSRARIRAIMGVLTSREALEQAIAEHAGLIDEHDRRMSHEPVWTAFVRGFVGMLPLWVGAIPTGIAYAVAARSIGLAPGETQLMSLLVFSAAAQVSAVSLFDAGTLILVLVGTAIAFNAQLPLLGLAITSQIRMGWLSRLVTAWFLTDGAFGVAAGQGRLRLPILLGAGVSMYVAWNTGTALGILAGQAVPDPRRAGLDLLVPLAFLAVLIPLLRGRAALLAALVAAAAMLLLSSLVPSGVAVLGAGGLGSAAGAWWSRRTGGRP, encoded by the coding sequence ATGGATGGCACCACCCCGAGCCGGGCCCGGATCCGGGCCATCATGGGGGTGCTGACCAGCAGGGAAGCATTGGAGCAGGCAATCGCAGAGCACGCCGGGCTGATCGACGAGCACGACCGCAGGATGTCACACGAGCCGGTGTGGACCGCCTTCGTACGTGGTTTCGTCGGCATGCTGCCCCTCTGGGTGGGGGCCATCCCAACCGGCATCGCCTATGCCGTCGCGGCGCGGAGCATCGGGCTCGCCCCGGGCGAGACTCAGCTCATGAGCCTGCTCGTCTTTTCGGCCGCGGCGCAGGTCAGTGCCGTGTCGCTGTTCGATGCGGGCACGCTGATCCTGGTGCTTGTCGGCACCGCGATCGCGTTCAACGCCCAACTGCCGCTGCTCGGGCTTGCGATCACCAGTCAGATCCGGATGGGCTGGCTTTCCCGCCTGGTGACCGCCTGGTTCCTGACCGACGGTGCCTTCGGGGTCGCGGCCGGGCAGGGGCGCCTGCGTTTGCCGATCCTGCTGGGTGCCGGGGTGAGCATGTACGTCGCCTGGAACACCGGGACCGCGCTCGGCATCCTGGCCGGGCAGGCCGTGCCGGACCCGCGCCGGGCCGGGCTCGACCTGCTCGTCCCGCTCGCCTTCCTGGCGGTGCTCATCCCGCTGCTGCGCGGGCGCGCGGCGCTGCTCGCCGCGCTGGTCGCGGCCGCCGCGATGCTGCTGCTGTCCTCGCTCGTCCCGAGCGGCGTGGCGGTGCTCGGCGCGGGCGGCCTCGGGAGCGCCGCGGGGGCGTGGTGGTCGCGGCGGACGGGAGGCCGGCCATGA
- a CDS encoding AzlD domain-containing protein, which produces MSNLWSIVAMAAGVYALRLGGLLLPQRAVPPGVQQALRFLPVALLGALVVATLSGRGYDPTTWVAVAGAGLVGWATRRMWACILSGMAIYWLLRLI; this is translated from the coding sequence ATGAGCAACCTGTGGTCCATCGTCGCCATGGCCGCCGGGGTGTACGCCCTGCGGCTGGGCGGGCTGCTGCTTCCGCAACGCGCCGTCCCGCCCGGCGTGCAGCAGGCGCTGCGATTCCTGCCGGTTGCCCTGCTGGGCGCGTTGGTCGTCGCGACGCTCTCTGGCCGGGGTTACGACCCCACGACCTGGGTGGCCGTCGCCGGTGCCGGACTGGTCGGCTGGGCAACGCGCCGGATGTGGGCCTGCATCCTCAGTGGGATGGCTATCTACTGGCTGCTGCGCCTCATCTGA